The sequence below is a genomic window from Synechococcus sp. PCC 7335.
TTTTGACTTGTTTAACGTCAGTTCGGGTTAAGCAGCAGGGGGAAGTTCCCATTCCATATGGAGAGAAGGCTTCTTCGGTTGGTGGCAATAAGCAATCAGTCCACAGAGGATGTTGACCCAGCAGTTGACCGGACTACGGTGACGAGAATGCTCTATCTGCGAAATGTTCTTCAGTTGGTCGATAATCGTTTCGATGATGGAACGTTTGCGCGAGAGTAGCTTGTCAGTTAGCCGCACTAGCTGGTTCTTCATGTTGCGCCGAGGCTTAGCAAAGAACTCGATGTTGAACGCGTCGAGTAGTTGCTTGGCCAGCTGCTTCGATACATAGCCTTTGTCTGCGCAGACTTTTCCCCATAGTCCAGTAAGTAAGTCAAAGGCGGGCTCACGGTCGTCCGTATTGCCCGGGGTCAGGGTGAGGTTGAGCAGTTCACCGCACTCGTTCACCACGAGGTGTAGCTTGAAGCCATAGAACCAGCCGACAGAGGTTTTGCCCCTAGCTGCCGTATCTTTGCAGACCTTATGCTGCCAAATGCGACGGTTGTGGCAGACCGATAGACTGGTCGCATCGATAAAACTAATGCCTGTACAACGGCCGAAGCAGCGCTTCAGATAACAACACAAGGGAAACAAACAAGAGGGCGTCCATTCGACAAAGCGGTTATAGCTGACTAGCGTTGGAAACGCTTGCTTCCAGTACTGGCATACATGATGAACGTAGTAGTGTTTGAAGGTGCGGTAGTGGCTTTGGTGAAAGCCGATGAGTATCGTCATCACTTCGCTTAGGCTCAGCGAACGAGCGCGTTGTCGCGTCTTTAGATGGTGGCTTAGCAGTTGACGCTGCCAGAGGGGTTCAAACACTTGGCAGAAGTCATCGACGTGGCAGAACAGTTCTTCTAAGCTGAACATAGTGGAGGATAGGGCTGATGGGTTTTACAACTTCAGCTTACCTATCCTCCTTTCTTCGAGCTTTCCTTATCCCGAACTGACGTTGTTTAGCCAGCCGCCGTGGGTAACGAACCAAGTGCGAAGAATTTTGGATTGTTGCTTGTCCAGGCAATCTAGATCTAGCGCAGCAGGGAAAAGGCTATCGGTGTTCTTTTGGGTCCAGCTGACATCGCTAGGGAAGAGATCTGCGCCGAAAGGAGTGACGTCTTTTGGCATCCTAGTCAGGAAGGGGTTGATGTCTGTAGCGTGGATGATATGGTGGCGAAGATCATCAATCCGTTTGGTTCGGCGATCGCGCGCCTGTGCATAATTCAAAATCGGCTGAGGATATCCCTTCACCTTTGGCGGCGTTCCTAGCTGCTCGGGCTTGAGATGTCTTAACTCTGGTAGCCAGCGATAGACAAAACGACCTTGCGGATCGCAGCGATCAATCGCTTCTTGCTGCGGATTGTAGATCCGAATCCACGCTTTATTTAGGCAGTGAGTGACACCCGCCTGCTGAGCCCACTGATAGTGATCAATCGGACAGTCGCCATCAATTAAATAGCGCATGAAATGCAGAGCGCCATATCGCCAGTCCATGCCAATTAGATTGCAAAGGAAACTAGCATAGATAGCGCGGACACGAAAATTAAGTGCGAGCCAGCCACCAGTTTCTTTTAGGCAGCGAGCCGCAGCATCAATGATGGGATAGCCCGTCTCACCATTTTTCCAAGCCTCGTAGTGCTCAAAGTTATCGTCCCAGCCGCCGTTTTGAAGCTCCTCAGCAGGCAGCAAGCTATCGCTTGGTCCGGTTTCAAAAGGGGTATAGAGTGATCGCACTTCAAGCTGCGGCAGATACCGAAACCGCTGTGTAAACCCACTGCCCCATCGCAATCGAGAAAGTAGCTGATGAGCACTGCGCTCAACCCTTTTATCGGTCCACCAGCGGGGGTCTGCCTGCCTGTCCCAGATTGTCTGTGCGCACTCCCGAATAGAGATAGCACCATACTTGAGATACGGACTTAGGCCACTAGTCGCGTTCGCACTTGGATAGGAAAGCTGCCAGTAATACCGTTGAGCTTTGCGTTCATCAAAAAAAAGATTAAGCAGCTTACGGGCCTCGATAGTGCCCCCTTGAGGCACCAACATGCCATCTGAGATATGGCCAACCGCTTCCAACGATGGCAGTTCATCAGATGAGATGTCGGGGGGAACTTCGATTTTTTGAGGAGTCGGGATTTGAGGCGATCGCACGCTTTGATACCAAAGCTGTCGATA
It includes:
- a CDS encoding IS982 family transposase; protein product: MFSLEELFCHVDDFCQVFEPLWQRQLLSHHLKTRQRARSLSLSEVMTILIGFHQSHYRTFKHYYVHHVCQYWKQAFPTLVSYNRFVEWTPSCLFPLCCYLKRCFGRCTGISFIDATSLSVCHNRRIWQHKVCKDTAARGKTSVGWFYGFKLHLVVNECGELLNLTLTPGNTDDREPAFDLLTGLWGKVCADKGYVSKQLAKQLLDAFNIEFFAKPRRNMKNQLVRLTDKLLSRKRSIIETIIDQLKNISQIEHSRHRSPVNCWVNILCGLIAYCHQPKKPSLHMEWELPPAA
- a CDS encoding FAD-binding domain-containing protein, giving the protein MNRTVVWFRRDLRIADHEPLYRAARRGLIVPVFVFDRALLKHPETGSGRVRFMLSCLAALDEDLRSRGGRLILRSGDPVEVLPKLVRETQSDGIYSYIDYERIYGRVRDARLNQALTREGLKVRWFEPLGGTPDLVPYPDYRQLWYQSVRSPQIPTPQKIEVPPDISSDELPSLEAVGHISDGMLVPQGGTIEARKLLNLFFDERKAQRYYWQLSYPSANATSGLSPYLKYGAISIRECAQTIWDRQADPRWWTDKRVERSAHQLLSRLRWGSGFTQRFRYLPQLEVRSLYTPFETGPSDSLLPAEELQNGGWDDNFEHYEAWKNGETGYPIIDAAARCLKETGGWLALNFRVRAIYASFLCNLIGMDWRYGALHFMRYLIDGDCPIDHYQWAQQAGVTHCLNKAWIRIYNPQQEAIDRCDPQGRFVYRWLPELRHLKPEQLGTPPKVKGYPQPILNYAQARDRRTKRIDDLRHHIIHATDINPFLTRMPKDVTPFGADLFPSDVSWTQKNTDSLFPAALDLDCLDKQQSKILRTWFVTHGGWLNNVSSG